The following are encoded in a window of Glandiceps talaboti chromosome 5, keGlaTala1.1, whole genome shotgun sequence genomic DNA:
- the LOC144435543 gene encoding uncharacterized protein LOC144435543 encodes MEKELHEVQKSIAYVSNSFDDFTKQIQSLKDENNDLQQQLAKSTRELNDLQQYTRRNNLEITGIPQDDDENTDNIVVKVAATIGVNISPADIDISHRLPRKSNYHERNHPQPVPILVKFVRRAVRNNIYSARKHLRGVTSRNIGANSNNRIYINEKLTPANKQLFYQANQRRKEANWKYIWTNNCKIFIRKISNDPAICISTPTDLNRIV; translated from the coding sequence ATGGAGAAAGAACTACATGAAGTACAGAAATCAATTGCATATGTAAGTAATTCTTTTGACGACTTCACAAAACAAATACAGAGTCTTAAAGACGAAAACAATGATCTGCAACAACAGCTCGCCAAATCTACTAGGGAACTTAATGATCTACAACAATACACACGAAGAAATAACCTGGAGATAACTGGAATACCACAGGATGATGACGAAAACACTGATAATATCGTTGTAAAGGTTGCTGCAACTATTGGTGTCAACATTTCTCCAGCAGACATCGACATATCGCACCGTCTACCTCGGAAATCAAACTATCACGAACGAAATCATCCACAACCAGTACCCATTCTTGTCAAATTTGTTCGACGAGCCGTTCGAAACAACATTTATTCTGCAAGAAAACATCTCCGCGGCGTGACTTCTCGAAATATCGGTGCCAACAGTAATAATAGGATATACATTAACGAAAAATTAACGCCAGCAAATAAACAACTGTTCTACCAGGCAAACCAGCGACGTAAAGAAGCTAACTGGAAATACATCTGGACCAACAACTGTAAGATCTTCATAAGGAAGATTTCTAATGATCCAGCAATCTGCATATCAACCCCAACAGATCTGAACCGTATTGTTTAA